Proteins from a single region of Haloterrigena alkaliphila:
- a CDS encoding cupin domain-containing protein, which produces MDERIFTATDVVEFSDDRAKNTKLAQTDDSAVFVWGVKPGQEVPAHIHPDGQDTWIMIQGTLTYYLGNGETEQIEAGQVDVAPKEAVHGTVNETDEDAIFVSIYSDPEIGFEEVDPHADQAQ; this is translated from the coding sequence ATGGACGAGAGAATTTTCACCGCTACAGATGTCGTCGAGTTCTCCGATGATCGAGCCAAAAACACGAAACTGGCCCAAACTGACGATTCAGCAGTGTTCGTATGGGGGGTCAAGCCCGGTCAAGAAGTGCCTGCTCACATTCACCCTGACGGCCAAGACACGTGGATCATGATCCAAGGAACGCTCACATATTATCTTGGGAATGGAGAGACCGAACAAATAGAGGCCGGACAGGTGGATGTCGCTCCGAAGGAGGCCGTCCATGGTACTGTGAATGAAACGGACGAAGACGCTATTTTCGTCTCCATCTATTCTGACCCGGAGATCGGATTTGAAGAAGTTGACCCACACGCTGATCAAGCCCAATAG
- a CDS encoding redox-regulated ATPase YchF, producing MLSIALAGKPNAGKSTFYTAATMAEVDVANYPFTTIDANRGVSYVRTECPCLEREERCTADDCEGGKRYVPIELIDVAGLVPGAHEGKGLGNQFLDELTNADVIVNVIDASGGTNEKGEPVDIGAHDPLEDIDFVEEEMDLWLAGIVENNWESVERKSRSPDFDIDDVLSDMLSGFGASPKQIATVLRELDYPEDPIQWEDDHREELARLVRERTKPIVVAANKIDVAPEENVEKLLDLDKPVIPTTAEGELALRRAADNGLVDYDPGDEHLEIGDDVSDAQREALEDLGETMAEHGGTGVQSALNYAVYDLLEHLTAYPVEDAAKWSDGSGNVLPDAFLLPDGSTPVDLAYAVHSDIGDGYLHAVDAKSSREIGEEYELEEGDVIKIVSTN from the coding sequence ATGCTTTCGATCGCGCTTGCCGGAAAGCCCAACGCCGGCAAGTCCACGTTCTACACCGCGGCGACGATGGCCGAGGTCGACGTCGCCAACTACCCGTTCACGACGATCGACGCCAATCGGGGCGTGAGCTACGTCCGGACCGAGTGTCCCTGCCTCGAGCGCGAGGAGCGCTGTACCGCCGACGACTGCGAGGGCGGCAAGCGCTACGTCCCGATCGAACTCATCGACGTCGCGGGGCTGGTGCCGGGCGCCCACGAGGGGAAGGGGCTGGGCAACCAGTTCCTCGACGAACTCACCAACGCGGACGTGATCGTCAACGTGATCGACGCCTCCGGCGGGACCAACGAGAAGGGCGAACCCGTCGACATCGGCGCTCACGACCCGCTCGAGGACATCGACTTCGTCGAGGAGGAGATGGACCTCTGGCTGGCGGGCATCGTCGAGAACAACTGGGAGTCCGTGGAGCGCAAGTCCCGCTCGCCCGACTTTGACATCGACGACGTGCTGTCGGACATGCTCTCGGGCTTCGGCGCCTCGCCGAAACAGATCGCGACCGTCCTGCGCGAACTGGACTACCCCGAGGACCCCATCCAGTGGGAGGACGACCACCGCGAGGAACTCGCGCGGCTGGTCCGGGAGCGCACCAAACCGATCGTCGTCGCCGCGAACAAGATCGACGTCGCGCCCGAGGAGAACGTCGAGAAGCTACTCGACCTCGACAAGCCCGTGATCCCGACCACTGCGGAGGGCGAACTTGCACTGCGACGGGCCGCAGACAACGGGTTGGTCGACTATGATCCCGGCGACGAGCACCTCGAGATCGGCGACGACGTCAGCGACGCCCAGCGCGAGGCGCTCGAGGACCTCGGCGAAACGATGGCCGAGCACGGCGGCACCGGCGTCCAGAGCGCGCTGAACTACGCCGTCTACGACCTGCTCGAGCACCTCACCGCCTACCCCGTCGAGGACGCCGCGAAGTGGTCCGACGGCAGCGGCAACGTGCTGCCCGACGCCTTCCTGCTGCCCGACGGCTCGACGCCGGTCGATCTGGCCTACGCCGTCCACTCCGACATCGGCGACGGCTACCTCCACGCCGTCGACGCTAAATCGAGTCGGGAGATCGGCGAGGAGTACGAACTCGAGGAGGGCGACGTGATCAAGATCGTCAGCACGAACTGA
- a CDS encoding GNAT family N-acetyltransferase — MKSSQPLEFGHDDRKLIYEYVERHGAVDPEEARRELDVDPSGLRHHVAILKRDGRLEETDGKLRVTIDAGAEEEYVADDLEFHVRPARQEDLSGVVGAIRQVAAEKTYIEAESVADEIDHEEALLRHNELESRMFFVATVEDEVVGWVHIHAPELEKLSHTAELTVGVLDEYQGHGLGSHLLSRGLEWAGSNGYERVYQSVPSSNEDAIAFLEAHDWETEAVREDHYKLNGHYVDEVMMAIEL; from the coding sequence ATGAAATCCAGTCAACCGCTCGAGTTCGGTCACGACGACCGGAAACTGATCTACGAGTACGTCGAACGCCACGGCGCGGTCGATCCGGAGGAGGCGCGACGAGAGCTAGACGTCGATCCGAGCGGCCTCCGCCACCACGTCGCGATCCTGAAACGCGACGGACGGCTCGAGGAAACCGACGGGAAACTCCGGGTGACGATCGACGCCGGCGCGGAGGAGGAGTACGTCGCCGACGACCTCGAGTTCCACGTCCGGCCGGCCAGGCAGGAGGATCTCTCGGGCGTCGTCGGGGCGATCCGACAGGTCGCCGCGGAGAAGACGTACATCGAGGCCGAGAGCGTGGCCGACGAGATCGACCACGAAGAGGCTCTGCTCCGGCACAACGAACTCGAGTCCCGGATGTTCTTCGTCGCGACCGTCGAGGACGAGGTCGTCGGCTGGGTGCACATCCACGCCCCGGAACTCGAAAAGCTGTCTCACACCGCCGAACTCACCGTCGGCGTCCTCGACGAGTACCAGGGTCACGGCCTCGGGTCGCACCTCCTCTCGCGTGGCCTCGAGTGGGCCGGATCCAACGGCTACGAACGGGTCTACCAGAGCGTCCCCTCGAGCAACGAGGACGCCATCGCCTTCCTCGAGGCCCACGACTGGGAGACCGAGGCGGTCCGCGAGGATCACTACAAACTGAACGGCCACTACGTCGACGAGGTGATGATGGCCATCGAGCTCTGA
- a CDS encoding GNAT family N-acetyltransferase — protein sequence MELVEATEDDLDALVDRWCDLAKGMAEYSELNELDANGETVEDGFRAHFDDDEVTDYRIVHDDETIGFVTLREGRHPSRRYSRYLRVVNLAIDEDHRNRGHGSSVLERVRELARDRGCDHLKVSCEWHNEDARRFYRDAGFRPKQVDYAQPLE from the coding sequence ATGGAACTCGTCGAAGCCACCGAGGACGACCTCGATGCGCTCGTCGACCGCTGGTGCGACCTCGCGAAAGGGATGGCGGAGTACTCCGAACTGAACGAACTCGACGCGAACGGCGAGACCGTCGAAGACGGTTTCCGCGCTCACTTCGATGACGACGAAGTCACCGACTACCGCATCGTCCACGACGACGAGACCATCGGTTTCGTGACCCTCCGCGAGGGTCGCCATCCCTCCCGACGGTACTCGCGGTATCTCCGCGTCGTGAACCTCGCTATCGACGAGGACCACCGGAACCGCGGTCACGGCTCGAGCGTCCTCGAGCGCGTGCGAGAACTGGCCCGCGATCGGGGTTGCGACCACCTGAAAGTCTCCTGCGAGTGGCACAACGAAGACGCGCGTCGGTTCTACCGGGACGCGGGGTTCCGACCGAAGCAGGTCGACTACGCCCAGCCGCTGGAGTGA